Sequence from the Rhizobium sp. TH2 genome:
CGCCGATGGCCCAGGCTCCAAAGCCGATTTCGCTCACATTGCGGCCTGTGCGGCCAAACGGTCTTTCGCGCATTTGTGCTCTCCCTTTTCGCATTTTCTCTGGTCGTCAAGCTTGTACGACAACCGCGTGGCGATCCGCTTGACATGCCAATGAGATCGTATTAACAGAAAACAGGGTTGTACGACAACCCTGTAAGAATGCAAAATTTGATCGGGAGGATCAACCGTGAGATCTCTGTTATTGAGAGGCGCGTCCATGGCGCTTTGCCTCAGCGCATTCGGCTTGCCTGCAAAGGCCGAGGACATCATCAAGATCGGCGTCATCGCCGCCGAATCGGGCGCCTTCGTCTCGGCCGGCCACACATTGCCGGCGGGCGTCGGGCTCGCCATCAAGCAGATCAACGATGCGGGTGGCATCAAGGTTGGCGACAAGGTCTACAAGCTCGAAATGGTCAAGCGAGACGACCGCACAGATATCGCGACCGCGATTGCCGCCACACAGGAACTGGTGCGCGACGAGAAGGTCGCCGCGATCTTCGGCTCGGAATCACATGATTTCACGCTCGCCATGGCGAAGATCACCCAGCCGGCAAAGATCATCCACTTCGCCGGCAATTCGACGCTCGGCAAGGTGCTGACGCCGGATGGCGTGAAACCCGGCGGCGACGTCCATTATCTCTTCCAGTCCGAGCCGCAGGAGTTCCAGCGTTCAGGCTCCACCGCGCGCGGCGTGCTGTCGCTGCTTGAGCCGCTGCTCGGCTCCAAGCCCAAGAAGTCCGTGATGATCGTCGGCAACGATGCGACCGGCCAGTTCCTGTCGTCCTTCTACTTCACGGCGCTGAAAGCGGAAGGCCAGGAAGTGCCGGATATCATCTTCTACCCGCCGGATACGACTGACTTCTCGCCCTTCCTGACCAAGGCGAAGAGCTTCGATCCCGATGTCATCCACTTCTGGTACAACGGCGACTCGACGCTGACGGCACTGCCGCAGGCGCTCGAACTCGGTGCGGCCAAGAGCTACTTCCTGTTCGGCGTCGATCCCGGCATCTGGAAGGAACGCGGACTGACGGCCGACGTGCCCGTGGCGATGAGCTGCGTGCCGGTCTGCTGGGGCGCGTCGTCCAACCCCAATTCCAAGGCCTATTTCGATGCCTACTTTGCGGCAGGGGCGCCGCATGGCGTGACCTCATCGGTGTCGCTGCTCTATCACGACTATGTCCACTTCCTCGCGGAATCCTGGGTGAAGGCCGGCAGCTTCGACCCCGACAAGACCGTGGATGCGCTGATGTCGATCAAGCATTCCGGCGTCGTCTCCGACAGCCTCGCCTTCAACGAGACCCATCAGGTGACGCATGCAACGGAGGTCTGCGCCGCGGCCCCCGGTGGCGAGATCACTTGCTCGATGCAGCAGCCGCCCGAAAAGGCGCCTGAATAACCAGCCGTAACATTGCGGGAGGCGGGCCTTGCCACGCCTCCCGCACACCTAATTCCAGTTGAAGACGAGAGAACAGTGGACATTCTCCTCCAGCAACTCCTGAACGGGCTATCGATCGCCAGCGTGATCACCCTTATCGCCGTTGGCGTCACCCTGATCTTCGGCCTGACCGGAATCATCAATTTCGCCCATGGCGAATTCCTGATGGTTGGCAGCATCGTGACCTGGCTCGCCGTGAGCTCCGGCATCAGCTTCTGGATCGCCATCGTTCTTGCCATCGTAGCCGTCGCCCTCATGGGCTTCGTGCTCGAGCGCGGCCTGTTCCAGTTCACGCTGACGCGGCCGACCAACGGCTTCATCGTCTCGCTCGGGCTGATCGTGGTTCTCCAGCATATCGTGATTTTCCTCTACGACCCCAACCAGAAGAGCATTCCGCGTCCGCTGGTCACTGTCTGGGAGGTTGCTGGCGTCCGCATCGCCTCGGTGCGGCTCATGGTCATTCTGGTCACGGTCGCCGTGGTCGCGGCAACTTTCATGATGGTGACCCGCAGCCGCTACGGCCGTGCGCTGCGGGCGAGCGTGGAGGATCGTGATACGGCCGCGCTGATGGGCATCCCCGTCAGGCGCTATATCACCGGCGTCTTCGTGCTCGGCAGCGCACTGGCCGGCCTCGGCGGCGCGCTTCTGATCGCGCTATTTCCCATTACGCCCTTCACCGGCGGCACCATGGTCATGAAGGGTTTCGCGGTCGCACTGATCGGCGGCCTGGGCAATCTCTCCGGGGCCGTCGTCGCGGGCCTTATCCTCGGCCTCGTCGAGGGCTTCAGCGCCGGCTACGGCTTCGCAGAATGGACGGACGCCTACTCCTTCGGCCTGATGATCCTCGTTCTGTTGTTCCGGCCGCATGGCCTGTTCGGCGGCACCAGCGGCCCGAAGATGGCGTGAGTTGAAAGCAGCTTCATGAACAGAACGTCTTCCACTTTCCTGTCCCTTCTCCCCGTGCTGATCGCCGTCGCACTTCTGGCGCTGGTGCCGCTCTTCGGCCCGAGCAACCGGCTGCTGTCGCTCGCGATCTCCGCCGGAATCAACATCGTGGCGCTTTACGGGCTCTCCGTGTTGTTCGGTCAGACCGGCATTCTCTCGATGGGGCATGCGGCACTCGTTGGCGTCGGAGCCTATGTCGCGGCGATCTTTGCGCGCGATTTCGGCATCGGCTTCTGGCTGTCGATTCCCGCCGGTGGCCTTCTGGCAGCGGTCGCTGCCGCCATTATCGGCGTGCCATCGCTCAGGGTCAGCGGCCATCATTTCGTGATCATGACCTTCGCCTTCGGCCAGTTGCTGGCGATCGTGCTCACCAATGGCGGGGAATTCACCGGTGCCGCGACCGGCCTCGACCTGCAGATGCCGGTGATGCTGTTCGGCAGCCGCATCGATGATCTCGTGCCCTATTATCTCCTGGTCGTCGGCTTCGTCGCGCTGAGTGCGATCGCAAGCTGGTGGATCATCAATTCAAGCTACGGCCGGACCTTGAGGGCGATCCGCGAGAACGAGAAGCTCGCGGCCTCGCTCGGCATCAATGTCGGCCGCCACAAGATCGGGGCCTTCGTGGTCAGCGGCCTATTCGCCGGGGTCGCAGGCGTGCTGCTGGCCTATTTCTTCCGCCATATCTCGCCCGGCCAGTTCTCATCCTTCCCCAGCATCTATCTCGCACTCATGGTGATGATCGGCGGCGCCCGGCTGTTGCTAGGACCGCTCGCCGGCGGCATCCTGGTCGCCTTCCTGCCTGAAGTGCTGAATCTCGATCCCGTCGAGTCCCGCATCCTCTACGGCATCTGCCTGATCGCCGTGATCCTGCTTCTGCCCAACGGCCTGATCGCGGGCATCGTCGAGGCCTGGCACAGACTGTTCAAGTCACGTGTCTCCGGGCCCGAAATCACGGCCGCCAAGCAGGCATCGGAGGCGGGCCGATGAATGCCATCCTTGATATTCGCGGCCTGCGCAAACAGTTCGGCGGCGTCACGGCGCTCTCCGGCGTCGATCTCTCGATCGAGGAAGGCGAGATCCTCGGCATCGTCGGCCCAAATGGCTCCGGCAAGACAACACTCTTCAATGTCGTGACCGGCGTCTACAAGCCCACCGAGGGCAGCGTCCTATGGCATGGCAAGGACATCACCGGCCTTGCCGCTCATCAGGTGTCCGGCATCGGCATCGGCTATACTTTCCAGCAAGCGATGGCCTTTGCCGGACTGACCGTCATCGAGAACGTGCAGATCGCCTGCGAGCACGCCCGCCGTGGCACGAGGCCCTATCCTTGGACGACGCCGATGGCGCTGCTCGATTTCGTCGGCCTTTCCGCGCTGGCGAATGAACGCGCCGGCGTACTGCCCTTCGGCAATCTCCGCCTTCTCGGCGTTGCACTCGCGCTGGCAACGCGACCAACACTGATCCTGCTCGATGAGCCGGCCGCTGGCCTCAACGATCGCGAGACGGCAACGCTGGTCGGCCTTGTCAGGCAGTTTCCTGACCACGGCATCAGTGTCTGCGTCATCGATCACGACATGAAGCTGATGCGGATGTTGTGCAAACGCCTCGTCGTGCTCGACTTCGGCTCCAAGATCGCCGACGGGCCGACGGAGGACGTGCTGCACGATCCCAAGGTTCTGGAAGTCTACCTGGGAGGCGCGCTGTGACCCTGCTGTCCGTCTCCAATGTCACGACCGGCTACGGCCCGACCACGGTCAATCGCGATGTCTCGCTGACGCTGGGCGAAAACGAGATCGTCACCATCCTCGGGCCAAACGGCGCCGGCAAGTCCACGCTTCTGCGCACGATAGCCGGGCTGGTGAAACCCCGAACCGGCACCGTCACGTTCGATGGCGTCGACCTCACCGGCCAGCCTCCGGATGTGATGGCGAAGCGCGGCGTGGTGCTGGTGCCCGAGGGACGTCGCATCTTTGCCGACATGACGGTCGAGGAGAATATGCGGCTCGGCGCCTATACCCGCCGCGACGGCGACCAGGTCGAGGCCGATATCCTGACCATGGAGAGCTTCTTCCCGATCCTCGCGACCAAGCGGCGCCAGAAGGGCGGCTCGCTCTCCGGCGGCCAGCAGCAGATGCTGGCCATCGCCCGGGGCCTGATGGCACGGCCGCGGGTGCTGCTTCTGGACGAACCATCGCTCGGCCTGTCGCCGCTGCTGGTCAAGGAAATCCAGGCGATCATCCTCGGCATCGGCGAGCGCTTCGGCGCCTCGGTATTGCTGGTCGAGCAGAATGCCGGTCTCGCACTGTCGATCGCCTCGCGCGGCTACCTCATGCAGAACGGCCGCATCGCGATCTCCGGCGCGATCTCCGAATTGCGGGACATGTCGCTGATGCGCGAGCTCTATCTCGGTGGCATCACGGAGCAGGCATCATGAGCCGGGATGCGACAATGGAGGAACCCCATGCCTTTCCACGTCACGCCGCTTGACCGCTCAGTTCATCCGGTAGGCCTGGCCGCGCAGGTCTTCGAAGCGCGCGGCGCTCTTGGTCAGGTGGCCGCGAATGCTGCGTCGGGCCCCGGCCTCGTCGCCCTCGAGAATGGCCGAGAAAATCGCATGATGTTCCTTGCGCATCCGCCCCGCGTGCTTGAGGCGTTCGGCCGGCGTCATGACATCGAGCCGCGCCCATTGCCGCGGCACCATGGCGCTGCCGAATGTGTCGAACAGCCGGGCGTAATAGGAATTCTGCGTGGCGACCAGGATCGAGCGGTGGAAGGCAAAATCCTCCTCGGCGCCATAGCCGCCGGCCGCAATCGCCGCATCCAGCGCATCGAGACGCTCCTTTATACGGACAATATCCTCATCGGTACGTCGTACCGATGCCAGCCCCGCAGCCTCCACTTCGATGCCGAGACGAAGCTCCAGCACGCGCAGCACCTCGTCGATCGATTCGAGATCGTTCGGCACGATGGAGAAGGAGCGCGGATTGGGATCGTTGGCAACGAAGGCGCCGAGCCCCTGCCGCGTGTTGATGAGACCCTTTGCGCGCAGCGTCGCCAGCGCCTCGCGCACGACAGTCCGGCTCACGCCCGTCGCCGTCATGATCGCCTGTTCCGTCGGCAGCCGCTGGCCCGGTTTCAGGTCGCCGGATTCGATCTGTGCGATCAGCGTATCGGCAAGCCCGCTGCGCAGGTTCGGCGTCTGCTGGATCATGTTGAAAAGCGAGGCTTCCTTTTCAGTCATCGTGTTCGAAAATCCTGCGGGCCCGTGGCGATGATGTTAGCTAACTGAATAGCGCGAGAAAAGCAAAACGCACGCTGAGTGCGCATGGGAGGACGACATGAAAGAACGGATCGGCTTCATCGGCCTGGGTGCCATGGGTTCCGGCATGGCGGGCAATCTGCTGGCCAAGGGCTGGCCGCTGACGGTGCTCGCACACACCCGGCGCGAGGCCATCGACCAACTCGTCGCCAAGGGCGCCACGGAGGCTGTGACGCCACGGGAGCTTGCACTTGCCAGCGATGTGGTCATTCTCTGCGTCACTGGATCGCCTCAGGTGGAGCAGATCGTGAAGGGCAGGGATGGTCTCGTCTCCGCCGGCAAGCCGCTCTTGATCGTTGATTGCTCGACCTCAAATCCGGCCGTGACCACCCATCTCGCGCCGGAACTGGCGGCCCAGGGCATCGCGCTCGTTGATGCGCCACTGGCTCGCACTCCGAAGGAAGCGGCCGAGGGCAAGCTCGATGTCATGGTCGGCGGCGCGCCTGAGGCTGTTGCCCGCGCTCGCCCAATCCTGGAAGCCTTCGCGGCGCGGGTCATTCCCACGGGTCCGGTCGGTACGGGACACACGATGAAGCTCCTCAATAACTTCATTTCGATGGGCTATTCCGCAATCTATTCGGAGGCCTTGATGCTCGGCGCCAAGGCCGGCCTCACGCCACACGTCTTCGACAGCGTGCTGCGCGGCAGCCGCATGGATTGCGCCTTCTACCAGGCCTTCTTCGATTTCGTGCTGAACCGCAACGAGAATGCCCAGCGCTTCGCCATGGTCAATGCGCTGAAGGATATGTCCTATCTCGCGTCATTCGCCCATTCGGCCGGCGCGGTGAACCCGATGGGAGCCGCCGTCCGCAACAGTTTTGCGATCGCGGTTGCCGCAGGCCAGGGCGAAGCCTTCGTGCCGGCACTCTCGGATGTCATCGCCGCAGCCAATGGCGTTTCGCTGATCGATCTGCCGAAGGCAGCCGAATAGCTTCGAGCCGAGAAAATCGGGGCGCCACGCGGCGCCCCAACGGTATCGCTGTCAGGCGGCGTCCACCGTCAACTGCGTCTGCTCGCCCAGCCCCTCGATGCCAAGGCGGATCGTCTGGCCGGCGTGCAGGAAAAGCGGCGGCTTCATGCCGAGGCCGACGCCGGGTGGCGTACCGGTCGAGATGATATCGCCCGGCTGCAGGCTCATGAATTGCGAGATGTAATGCACGAGGAAGGACACGCCGAAGATCATCGTCCTGGTCGAGCCGTTCTGCCGCATCGTGCCATCGACCGATAGCCACATCTTGAGGTTCTGCGGATCGGCAATCTCGTCGCGGGTAACGAGCCATGGGCCGATCGGACCGAAGCTGTCGGCCGATTTGCCCTTCGTCCACTGCCCGCCGCGCTCCGCCTGGAATTCGCGTTCGGAGACATCGTTGATGAGGCAATAGCCGGCGACGTGCTTCATCGCATCGGCCTCCTCGACATAGCGCGCCTCGTCGCCGATCACCACGCCGAGTTCGACCTCCCAGTCGGTCTTCTTCGATTTGCGCGGGATGATGACATTGTCGTTCGGGCCGGTAATGGCGCTCGTCGCCTTCATGAAGAGGATCGGCTCATCGGGAATCTTGGCGCCGGTTTCGGCGGCATGGTCGGCATAGTTCAGGCCGACGCAGATGAACTTGCCGGGTCGGACCACGCAGGGACCGATGCGGCCGGGGTCGGCAACCAGCGGCAGGCTTTTCGTGTCGAGCGCGCCGATCCTGGCAATGCCCTCATTGGTCAGCACATCGCCGCCGAGATCATCGACATGGCTGGAGAGGTCGCGGACATTGCCGTCCGCATCGAGAATGCCGGGCTTTTCAAGGCCCTTCTGTCCAAATCGCAGGAGTTTCATCTGTGGTTTCCGTTGGTGAGATTGAGATCAGGCATTGGCCCAGCCGCCATCGATGACCACGGCATTGCCGGTCATGAAGGCGGATTCGTCGCTTGCGAGGTACACCACCAGATTGGCGACCTCCTCGGCCGTGCCGAGGCGACCCATCGGCTGGCGAGAAATGAAGGACGCCCGCGCCTGGTCATAGTCGCCGAGCGCCCGCATGCGGTCCTGCAGTGACGGGCTTTCGATGGTGCCGGGGCAGATGCAATTGGCACGGATGCCTTTGGTTACATAGTCCAGCGCCACCGACTTGGTCAGCCCGATCACCGCAGCCTTGGTCGTGCCGTAGATGAAGCGGTTGGGTGCGGCGATGACGGTCGAGGCGACCGAGGCCATGTTGACGATCGTACCGCTGCCACGCTCGATCATGCCCGGCAGCAGGGCACGGATCATCCGGTACATAGCGCGGACGTTGAGGGCGACAGAGAAGTCGAACGCATCCTCGTCGCAGTCGAGGATCGTGCCATTATGCACGAAACCCGCACAGTTGAAGAGGATATCAGGTGCTTCGATGCCGGCTGCGAATTGCTTGATCGCGTCAGGATTCAGCACATCGAGCCTGCGCGTCACGACACCCTCGACCTCTTTGAGCGAGGCGAGCTTGCCCTCGTCGATATCGGTCGCGATGACCTTTGCGCCTTCACGCGCGAAGGCCAGCACCGAGGCATGGCCCATCCCCTGGCCGGCCGCTGTCACGACCGCCGTCTTGCCTTCCAATCTACCTGTCATTCCTGATTTTCCTGTGGTTCAATCCGTCTTGAAATCCGGCAGGCCGACGCGCTGCGCGGCCCCGGCGAGATGGTGCTGCATGGCGGCCTGCGCTTCCGCCGGGTTACCGGCCTCGATCGCATCGAGGATGCGGCGATGTTCGCCGAGCGTGATGCTGGCCATGTCGTCGGAGCGCTGCTGGTTGCCGGCCGCGAGAATACTGTCGCGCACGCGTTCCGACACGAATGTCAGGAACTGCACCATGTACGGGTTGCCGGTGGCGGCTGCGACGGTGCGGTGGAATTCGAGATCGGTCTTCAGCCACATGACGCTGCCATAAGGTGCGGCGGTCATCGTATCGAGCGCCTGATGCATCCTGGCGAGGTCCTCGTCGGTGCGGCGCTTGGCGGCGAGTGCCGCCGCCTCGACTTCGAGAATGCCGCGCAGTTCGAACAGGCTGAGATAAGCGTTGGCTTGCTGGAGCGCATCGTAGTCGATCGTCAGCACGGTCGTGTTGGCCGCGTCCGTCACGAAGGCGCCGCGACCCTGCTGCGACCAGATCCGACCCTCCGAACGCAGTCGGGCGATCGCCTCGCGCACCACGTTGCGGCTCACCCCGAACGTCTGCGCCAAGGCCTGTTCGGTCGGCAACTGGTCGCCTGGCTTCAGCCTGCCCTCGGCGATTTCGCGCGAGATCGAACTCGCCACCAGCGTGGAAAGATGTGGCCCGCGATTGACCTTGTCCAGTTTGAGCACCATCGGCTAATCATGCCCCCTAGCGTTGCGCGCCGCCAGAATGCGGCCTTCGCTCATGATGTGCTTCGGATCAAGCGCATCCTTTATCCGGCCGGCAAGCTCAAGCGCCACCGGATCGGCGCGATCGAGAAAAGCCTGCTGCTTGACCTTGCCGACGCCATGCTCGGCGCTGATCGAGCCGCCGTGATTGTCGATGACGTCGAAGATCACCTCTTCGGTGGCATGGAATAGTGCTTCCATTTCCTCCGGACCCATATGTTCCGGCGGCACGATGTTGAGATGGATATTGCCGTCGCCGACATGGCCATAGGTCACCGGCAACGCATCGGGATGGCTTGCCTTGAGCGCCGCGAGCGCATCGGAAACGAAAGCCGCCAGGCTCGAAATCGGCACCGAGACATCGGTGCGCAGATAGCGCCCGCCACGGCCCTGCCACTCCACCATCATCTCGCGCAGCATCCAGAGCCGCGCGGCCTGGGCACGGTTCGAGGCGACAACACCATCGAGCACAATATCCCCAGCATCGCCGAGGAAGCCTTCGAGCAGCGCGCGCAGATCGACCCGGCCGCCGGCGGAAACCTCGATCAGCACATAAACGGGGTAGGGGCTGGAAAGCGGATCGCCCATCGCGGCGGGCGAGCGCATGGCGATCTCGATGCCACCACGCAGGATCAGCTCGAAAGCGGTCAGCAGGTCGCTGCATTCGCGCCGTGCGCGGGCATAGAGTTCCATTGCCTTCTCGACGGATTCGACGCCCACCAGAGCAGTCTCGATCTGCGTCGGCCGCGGAAAGATCTTCAGCGCCGCGGCGGTGATGACGCCGAGCGTCCCTTCGCTGCCGATAAAGAGCTGCTTGAGATCATAGCCTCTATTGTCCTTGCGCAGCGTCTTCAGCCCGTTCCACACGCGTCCATCCGGCAGCACGACTTCCAGCCCGAGCACCAGATCGCGGGTCATGCCGTAGCGCAGCACATTGAAGCCGCCGGCATTGGTGGCGACATTGCCGCCGATCTGACAGCTTCCCTGTGCCCCGAAAGTGATCGGCAGGATGCAATCAGCCGCCTCCGCGCGCGTCTTCGCCTCTTCGAGGATGCAGCCGGCCTCTACCACCATGGCGAAATCGATCGCGCTCACCGAGCGCACCTTGTTCAGGCGCTCCAGTGAAATCACCACCTCGCCCGAGGGAAAGCTTGCGACGGCGGCGCCGACAAGGCCGGTCAGCCCGCCCTGCGGCACGACATGGATGCCTTCTGCATTGCAATGGCGGAGCAGTGCGCTCACTTCTTCGACGGAACGCGGTCGCGCAACCGCCAGCGGTCGTGCATAATGATCGCCCGACCAGTCGCGGCTGAAGCGTAGAAGATCGTCGTCCGCCGTCAGCAACATGCCTTCCGGCATGGCTGAGGCCAGGGCGGCAAGCGCTTTGGCCTGGGGGTCTGGCGGGGCATTCATCGCTTCTGCTCCATTTCACGCCGAAAGAGGGCTGGACAATTGGCCTAGTTGCATGGTTATCATACAACACTGGTTTCGAACATCAAGTGCGCGCGCCGTTTCCAGGTCGCTTCGTTCACAAAAATCAGTGTAAAAACGAACACTTGCAGGAGGAAGGTTACAATGGGCGCTGCGTCCGGCAATTTCCGTATGATGCACACGATGATCCGGGTGATGGATCTCGACAAGTCGATCAAGTTCTATACCGAACTGCTCGGCATGACGCTGCTGCGCAGGGACGATTATCCCGGCGGCAAATTCACCAATGCCTTCGTCGGTTACGGTCCCGAGGACACCGAATGTGTCGTCGAGCTGACGCTGAACTGGGGCAGGGAAGAACCCTATGACCTCGGCACCGGCTTCGGCCATCTCGCGCTCGGCGTCAGGGATATTTATGCGGTCTGCTCGGCACTCGAAAAGCAGGGCGCCAAGATCCCGCGTCCGCCGGGTCCGATGCTGCACGGCACGACCCACATCGCCTTCATCGAGGATCCCGACGGCTACAAGATCGAACTGATCGACCTCAACACGATGGGCTGAAGCTTCAAGGGAATCGCGCCTCCGGGTGCGGTTCCCCACTTTCTCCACCTCAGTGGGCGACCGCCGCCTCATTTGATGATCGCAATCTTGCTGCGGTCGATCGTGATCGCCACGGCGAGGATCAGCACCGCGCCGAACACCACGTTCTCGAAGAAAATGTTGACGCCGACGAAGGTCATGCCGATGCGCACGATCGAGATGATCAGCGCGCCGACCGCCGTCCGCGCCACGCCACCAAGCCCCCCAGTGATTGCCGTGCCACCGACGATGACGGCGGCAATGGCCGGCAGAAGCAACTGATTGGCAAGGCTCGGCGAACCCGATGACAGGCGCGCGGCCAAGATGACGCCGGCAATCGCCGCCAGCATGCCCGACACGGCAAAAGCGATGATCTTGGTGCGATTGACATTGATGCCAGCGGCAATTGCGGCAGGCTCACCGGCGCCGACAGCGATGCTGTGGCGGCCAAACCGTGTATAGCGCAGTGCAAGGAACGCGATCACCCCCACGATCGCGGCGATGATCACCACGACAGGCATGCCCGCGATATCGGCATTGATCCAGGACGTATTCGCGCGGCCCGCTTCCTCGATGGTGATCGCCCGCCCATTGGCGCTCCAGAGTGCGATGCCGGCCACCACGCCACCCGTGGCGAGCGTCGCGACGAAGGACGGCACGCGCAGCCTCACATGCACGATGCCGCTCAATATGCCGAAAGCGAGCCCCGCTAGTATCGCCACCGGAAAGGCCAGCAGGCCGAGCGATGGCAGCAACTGTGCAAGGATGACGCTCGCGAGCGATGCGACGGCTTGAATTGACAGGTCGATGCCGCCGATCAGGATCACGAAGGTGACGCCGGTCGCGAGGATGAACAGCACGGCAGTATTGGCGAGCAACAGTGTCAGCGTCTCTCCGGTGAGGAAGCCCGGCGAGCCGATCTCGACGATCAGCACCAATACCACCAGCAGCGCCGGAGGGATGGCGCCCTGCGCCCAGCCAGTGGCGAGCAGGGATTTGAGGTCCGCGAGGTTCTTCATATTCCGCTCCTCACACCATTGCCTTCAGGAGATCGACCTGATCAGGCTTCTTGCCGGGGCTCGCATCGAAGCGCGCGGTCACCTCGCCGTCGCGCATGACCAGCACCTGATGCGAAAGTCCGATCGTCTCTTCCAGCGTGTCCGAGATCAGCAGGATCGCGACGCCCTGCTCGGAGAGATCGCGCACGAGATCGTAGACCTCCTCCTTGGCGCCGACATCGAGCCCGCGTGTCGGATGATCGAGGATCAATATGCGTGAGCCGGCCGTCATCCACCGCGCCAGCACGACCTTCTGCTGGTTTCCGCCCGAGAGGTTGCGGCAGGCCGCATCCGGTCCGGGCGCCTTGATCCTGAGCCGCTTGATCCAGTCGCTCGCCAGCCTCCGTTCAAGCCGATAATCGATGCGGCCGTTCTTCATCACGGCTGAAAGGTCGGCGAGCGATATATTCTCCGCGACGGAGAGGAACATCACCAGCCCCTCGACCCGCCGCTCGCGCGGGATATAGCCAATGCTCTTCTTCACGGCCTGTTCGGGCGAGGTGAAATTCACCGCCTCGCCCTTGACCTTCAATGTGCCCGACGTATGCGGCAGGAAGCCGCCGATCGCGCGTGTCACCTCCTCGCGGCCGGAGCCGACAACACCGGCAATCCCGACGATCTCACCGGCGCGGATCGTCAAGTCGACATCGGAGAAAGCGCCGCTTGCGCCAAGACGCGCGGCATCGAGAACGATCTCGCTCTGCGGCGCGCGCTGGCGGCCCTCCCTGTAATATTCGGTCTGCAGTCCGCGGCCGACCATGATCTCATGCAGTTGCGGCGCGGTGACCTCGCCGGTCTTGTGCTCGGCCACCACCTCGCCGTCCTTCATCGTATAGACGCGGTCGGAGATCCTCAGAACCTCATCGAGCCGGTGCGAGACAAACACGAAGCTCGCCCGCTTCTTGAGCGAGCGGACACGGTTGAACAGGATATCGATATCGGCGCCTGATAGTACGGAGGTCGGCTCGTCGAGCAGGATCACCAGCGGCCTGTCGACGGTTTCCTCGAGCGTCAGGGCCTTGGCGAGTTCCACCATCTGGCGGGCGGCGAAGGTGAGTTCGGAGGTTCGTGCCGTCACATCGATCTCGACGCCGATCTTCGACAATTGCCGACGTGCCGCCTCGTGCATCGCCTTCCAATTGACCAGCCCCATGCGGATGAACTGGCCTTCCTGGCCGATATAGATGTTCTCCGCGACGGACATATTGAGCAGCAGCGACTGTTCCTGGAACACCATGCCGATGCCGTGAAGTCCGGCATCGCGCGCGCCCTTCAGCTTCAGTGGCTGACCATCAAGCACCAGCGTGCCGGAATCCGGCCTATGCGTGCCGGCCAGCACGCGCATGAGCGTGGATTTGCCGGCGCCGTTCTCGCCGATCAGGCCGACCACTTCGTTCGGGCGCACTTCGATGCTGACGTCCTTGAGAGCCTGGACGCCGG
This genomic interval carries:
- a CDS encoding sugar ABC transporter ATP-binding protein, with the translated sequence MLAANGISKSFTGVQALKDVSIEVRPNEVVGLIGENGAGKSTLMRVLAGTHRPDSGTLVLDGQPLKLKGARDAGLHGIGMVFQEQSLLLNMSVAENIYIGQEGQFIRMGLVNWKAMHEAARRQLSKIGVEIDVTARTSELTFAARQMVELAKALTLEETVDRPLVILLDEPTSVLSGADIDILFNRVRSLKKRASFVFVSHRLDEVLRISDRVYTMKDGEVVAEHKTGEVTAPQLHEIMVGRGLQTEYYREGRQRAPQSEIVLDAARLGASGAFSDVDLTIRAGEIVGIAGVVGSGREEVTRAIGGFLPHTSGTLKVKGEAVNFTSPEQAVKKSIGYIPRERRVEGLVMFLSVAENISLADLSAVMKNGRIDYRLERRLASDWIKRLRIKAPGPDAACRNLSGGNQQKVVLARWMTAGSRILILDHPTRGLDVGAKEEVYDLVRDLSEQGVAILLISDTLEETIGLSHQVLVMRDGEVTARFDASPGKKPDQVDLLKAMV